Below is a window of Brachyspira pilosicoli DNA.
ATTAAAAATTTTCAGTATAAAAATAACTATATTTTAGAATATAATTTTTTATTCAACTTTTCCCGCCTTCGCTCTGCAGACTTCGTCAAACTTTTCGCCATTCGGGTACGCTTCGCATGGGGTAAAGCCTCTACAAATAATCAAAATATAAAAACTAGTCTGATAAAATACAAACCTTTAGTATATAAATAATTTTTAAATAATAATATCATATATATTTCTTGTTTCTAATACTTTTACTCCAACCTCATATTCACGCATATATTTAGCAAGCTTATATCCGTTTATAAGAATTATTTTTATGTCTTTTAATTCCTCTACAACATTCTTTGCTTGAGGTGTATAATCTGAAGTTGTAATAAAAATTCCTCTGCTTATGCCATTAACATTTTTAAGACCATGTGCAAATTTCGTTATTTCTGTGTCATTAACTTTATTATTTTCTTTGTAGCATTTACATTGTACACCCACTATATCAAAACCAAATTTATCCATAGTAAGCGTGCCGTCAATTCCTCTATCTCCGCTTCCGCCTGTTCTATACTTTTTACCATAGCCCATTTTTTCAAGCAAATCTAAACATATATTTTCAAACCTTGTACCCTTATCAACACTGCTCTCCCCCATTAGCTGCAATCTATCTAATACATCTTTTTCTACGCCCTCATAATATTCTTCAATACTCTTTTCAACCTCGCTTCTGTTTTCATCTTCTTCTATGTCATCACTATCATCATCATTATTATGGCTTTTGCTGTTTTCTAAATATGGAGTTTTTTCTTTTAGTGTTTTGAAATCAAAGTTTGGATTTTC
It encodes the following:
- a CDS encoding restriction endonuclease — encoded protein: MVFILFKKAELLENVDRGKYIITDFGKKFYEENPNFDFKTLKEKTPYLENSKSHNNDDDSDDIEEDENRSEVEKSIEEYYEGVEKDVLDRLQLMGESSVDKGTRFENICLDLLEKMGYGKKYRTGGSGDRGIDGTLTMDKFGFDIVGVQCKCYKENNKVNDTEITKFAHGLKNVNGISRGIFITTSDYTPQAKNVVEELKDIKIILINGYKLAKYMREYEVGVKVLETRNIYDIII